In the genome of Raphanus sativus cultivar WK10039 chromosome 4, ASM80110v3, whole genome shotgun sequence, one region contains:
- the LOC130510509 gene encoding uncharacterized protein LOC130510509 isoform X2, with the protein MKPACVVDDAEFWLPPEFLTDDDFLVEKENKESVFPYETSHGFALDSSYGDDEESFLAGLSRKMSQSSLRDDFSGAKAWGMTRPTQSTRCGGGYGCQTRVSSSQSAAAWDIYCAAAEELAMMSLNGYNNRHSGRGLAAAKISNDGSGFYSRQSLQYQKLQAIQLKQLQLMKEHRRYLAQQSVDSRTKSTTPVHVDLSPSAAWPQRRGVSGMRAVSLGGDRTGTGVFLPRSVDRTSPVTAQTRNKPSLGTVLVPARVAHVLDRNESVVHQTPVRSSASFNDGSWRQRSNNGGYSSQMMIEQTVNEPRLPSDWAY; encoded by the exons atgaaaccTGCTTGCGTAGTCGACGATGCTGAGTTCTGGCTTCCGCCGGAGTTTCTAACCGACGATGATTTCCTCGTGGAGAAGGAGAACAAAGAGTCTGTGTTCCCGTACGAGACGAGTCATGGCTTCGCGTTGGACTCGAGTTACGGTGACGACGAAGAGAGTTTCTTAGCCGGATTGAGCCGGAAAATGTCTCAGTCATCTCTTCGAGACGATTTCTCCGGCGCCAAG GCGTGGGGTATGACTCGTCCGACTCAGTCGACTCGTTGTGGTGGCGGTTACGGTTGTCAGacgcgagtttcttcttctcaatcGGCGGCGGCGTGGGATATATACTGTGCCGCTGCAGAGGAGCTGGCGATGATGAGTCTGAACGGTTACAACAACCGTCATAGTGGCAGAGGACTCGCCGCAGCTAAAATCTCTAACGACGGCTCCGGCTTCTACAGCCGCCAATCTCTTCAATACCAGAAGCTTCAAGCTATTCAA CTAAAGCAGCTACAGTTGATGAAAGAACACCGTCGCTATTTGGCGCAGCAGAGTGTTGATAGTCGCACTAAAAGTACTACTCCTGTTCATGTTGATTTGTCGCCATCTGCTGCATGGCCACAGAGGCGTGGTGTTTCTGGCATGCGTGCTGTTTCCCTCGGTGGTGACCGTACCGGAACCGGCGTGTTCTTGCCTCGAAGCGTTGACCGAACTTCCCCTGTAACCGCCCAGACTCGCAACAAGCCCA GTCTTGGTACGGTTTTGGTTCCGGCTAGAGTGGCGCATGTACTTGACCGAAACGAATCTGTGGTCCACCAGACGCCAGTCCGATCTTCAGCTAGTTTCAACG ATGGGTCGTGGAGACAGAGGAGTAACAATGGTGGGTACTCGAGCCAGATGATGATAGAGCAGACAGTTAACGAGCCTCGGTTACCTTCGGATTGGGCTTACTGA
- the LOC130510509 gene encoding uncharacterized protein LOC130510509 isoform X1 translates to MKPACVVDDAEFWLPPEFLTDDDFLVEKENKESVFPYETSHGFALDSSYGDDEESFLAGLSRKMSQSSLRDDFSGAKAWGMTRPTQSTRCGGGYGCQTRVSSSQSAAAWDIYCAAAEELAMMSLNGYNNRHSGRGLAAAKISNDGSGFYSRQSLQYQKLQAIQQLKQLQLMKEHRRYLAQQSVDSRTKSTTPVHVDLSPSAAWPQRRGVSGMRAVSLGGDRTGTGVFLPRSVDRTSPVTAQTRNKPSLGTVLVPARVAHVLDRNESVVHQTPVRSSASFNDGSWRQRSNNGGYSSQMMIEQTVNEPRLPSDWAY, encoded by the exons atgaaaccTGCTTGCGTAGTCGACGATGCTGAGTTCTGGCTTCCGCCGGAGTTTCTAACCGACGATGATTTCCTCGTGGAGAAGGAGAACAAAGAGTCTGTGTTCCCGTACGAGACGAGTCATGGCTTCGCGTTGGACTCGAGTTACGGTGACGACGAAGAGAGTTTCTTAGCCGGATTGAGCCGGAAAATGTCTCAGTCATCTCTTCGAGACGATTTCTCCGGCGCCAAG GCGTGGGGTATGACTCGTCCGACTCAGTCGACTCGTTGTGGTGGCGGTTACGGTTGTCAGacgcgagtttcttcttctcaatcGGCGGCGGCGTGGGATATATACTGTGCCGCTGCAGAGGAGCTGGCGATGATGAGTCTGAACGGTTACAACAACCGTCATAGTGGCAGAGGACTCGCCGCAGCTAAAATCTCTAACGACGGCTCCGGCTTCTACAGCCGCCAATCTCTTCAATACCAGAAGCTTCAAGCTATTCAA CAGCTAAAGCAGCTACAGTTGATGAAAGAACACCGTCGCTATTTGGCGCAGCAGAGTGTTGATAGTCGCACTAAAAGTACTACTCCTGTTCATGTTGATTTGTCGCCATCTGCTGCATGGCCACAGAGGCGTGGTGTTTCTGGCATGCGTGCTGTTTCCCTCGGTGGTGACCGTACCGGAACCGGCGTGTTCTTGCCTCGAAGCGTTGACCGAACTTCCCCTGTAACCGCCCAGACTCGCAACAAGCCCA GTCTTGGTACGGTTTTGGTTCCGGCTAGAGTGGCGCATGTACTTGACCGAAACGAATCTGTGGTCCACCAGACGCCAGTCCGATCTTCAGCTAGTTTCAACG ATGGGTCGTGGAGACAGAGGAGTAACAATGGTGGGTACTCGAGCCAGATGATGATAGAGCAGACAGTTAACGAGCCTCGGTTACCTTCGGATTGGGCTTACTGA
- the LOC108805259 gene encoding peptidyl-prolyl cis-trans isomerase PASTICCINO1, with translation MDATEQNHLPKKKKSETEDDKRRKKIVAGSLLKALVRPGGGESSPVDGDQVIYHCTVRTLDGIVVKSTRSECGGRGLPIRDVLGKSKMILGLLEGIPTMHKAEIAMFKMKPEMHYAEKDCPVSAPESFPKDDELHFEIELLDFAKAKIASDDLGVVKKILNEGEGWESPREPYEVKARISAISGDGQVILSQKEEPYFFTFGKSEVPKGLEIGIGTMARKEKAVIYVRKQYLTESPLMHIAQDLEEVHFEVELVHFIQVRDMLGDGRLIKRRIRDGRGEFPMDCPLQDSRLSVHYKGMLLNEEKTVFYDSRTENNDHPLEFSSGEGLVPEGFEMCTRLMLPEEIALVTCPPDYAYDKFPRPPGVPEGAHVQWEIELLGFETPRDWTGLDFQSIMNEAENIRSTGNRLFKEGKFELAKAKYEKVLREFNHVNPQDDEEGKVFGEARNMLHLNVAACLLKMGEWRKSVETCNKVLEAKPGHVKGLYRRGMAYMTGGEYEDARNDFNMMIKVDKSSEGDATAALLKLKQKEQEAESKARKQFKGLFDKKPGEITEVGSEIKEESKTIEEIDEIKDDGEIEEEEEERTRTVVGTERKKWSEKAWPIMKNVVVQIGIQLGVALLGVLIFQFVSSRFT, from the exons ATGGACGCGACGGAGCAGAATCACTtgccgaagaagaagaagtccgAAACGGAAGACGATAAGAG GAGGAAGAAGATTGTAGCAGGGAGCTTGTTGAAAGCTTTGGTGAGACCTGGAGGAGGCGAGTCAAGCCCCGTCGATGGTGATCAG gtTATTTATCATTGTACTGTGAGGACACTTGATGGTATAGTGGTGAAATCAACGAGGTCAGAATGTGGAG GGAGAGGTTTGCCGATAAGAGATGTTTTGGGGAAGAGCAAAATGATCCTTGGATTGCTCGAAGGGATTCCCACGATGCATAAGGCTGAAATTGCTATG ttcaAGATGAAACCTGAAATGCACTATGCAGAGAAAGATTGTCCCGTCTCAGCTCCAGAAAGTTTTCCAAAAGATGATGAGCTTCATTTTGAGATTGAGTTACTGGATTTTGCTAAAGCCAAG ATTGCAAGTGATGATCTGGGGGTCGTCAAGAAG ATTCTAAATGAAGGTGAGGGCTGGGAATCTCCCAGAGAACCCTATGAAGTAAAAGCCAG GATATCAGCTATATCCGGTGATGGACAAGTGATCTTATCTCAAAAAGAAGAACCTTATTTCTTCACGTTTGGAAAATCTGAG GTGCCTAAAGGTCTTGAAATCGGAATTGGAACAATGGCTCGGAAAGAGAAGGCAGTGATATATGTTCGCAAGCAGTACTTGACTGAATCCCCTTTGATGCATATAGCTCAAGACCTTGAGGAAGTTCATTTTGAGGTTGAACTTGTGCATTTCATTCAG GTGCGAGACATGCTTGGAGATGGACGTCTCATAAAACGTCGAATTCGAGATGGAAGGG GAGAATTTCCAATGGATTGTCCTCTCCAAGACAGTCGGCTAAGCGTTCACTACAAGGGCATGCTTCTCAATGAAGAGAAGACTGTATTCTATGATAGTAGGACTGAAAATAATGATCACCCATTGGAATTCAGTTCAGGGGAAGGACTG GTGCCTGAGGGATTTGAGATGTGTACTCGTTTGATGCTACCTGAGGAGATTGCTCTTGTTACATGTCCCCCTGATTATGCATATGACAAATTTCCAAG GCCGCCTGGCGTTCCTGAAGGTGCACATGTTCAGTGGGAGATTGAACTCCTTGGTTTTGAAACGCCTAGA GACTGGACTGGGTTGGACTTCCAGAGCATCATGAACGAAGCAGAAAATATCAGAAGCACG GGCAACAGGCTTTTCAAAGAAGGAAAATTCGAGCTCGCAAAAGCAAAATACGAAAAG GTGCTCAGGGAATTTAATCATGTAAATCCACAAGATGATGAGGAAGGAAAAGTTTTTGGTGAGGCAAGG AATATGTTACATCTGAATGTTGCGGCTTGCTTGCTTAAAATGGGAGAGTGGAGGAAATCTGTAGAGACATGTAATAAG GTCCTAGAAGCAAAGCCAGGGCATGTGAAGGGTCTGTACCGCCGGGGAATGGCTTACATGACAGGAGGAGAGTATGAAGACGCTAGAAATGACTTCAATATG ATGATCAAAGTGGATAAATCATCAGAAGGCGACGCGACAGCCGCACTTTTGAAACTGAAGCAGAAGGAACAG GAAGCGGAGAGCAAAGCAAGGAAACAGTTCAAAGGATTATTCGACAAGAAACCAGGGGAGATAACTGAAGTGGGTTCAGAAATAAAAGAGGAGTCCAAAACTATAGAAGAAATAGATGAGATCAAAGATGATGGTGAAatagaggaggaagaagaagaaagaacaaGGACGGTGGTGGGGACGGAAAGGAAGAAGTGGTCGGAGAAAGCGTGGCCGATAATGAAGAATGTGGTGGTTCAGATAGGAATCCAGCTCGGTGTAGCTTTGTTAGGTGTTTTGATTTTCCAGTTTGTCAGCTCCAGATTtacatga